A genomic region of Tigriopus californicus strain San Diego chromosome 1, Tcal_SD_v2.1, whole genome shotgun sequence contains the following coding sequences:
- the LOC131888031 gene encoding uncharacterized protein LOC131888031 yields MSRQLTLFFGNALLDLTVPVTAEEEKHLVQRFGLVPHVGQEKDTIQNELMAFVSETRSDSTSYAPGGCALNSSRMMAWLCQREALDVTTVFIGTRGAMDRSTQKLLSLVQNDGVDILMAERLNLPTGHCINLVQSVERTMVANLGAASHFNLSDLQELGVESKLKMTQLVYMEGFFAIHSLDAFKAIIHLCCQRARIKFCFNLCGEYVCRSFEFVKEVTYALSEMDILYGNMSEFETFLKTASTLDNPNIEALKCGLKGGQYIQSAEERSDRTKGRLESSHICTVIITNGSNPVISFLLDTTASRVFEFLSVRVPKVPRNEIKDTVGAGDCFVAGYLFAMLLNRSRLQCIEKGIEASHLVLKQSGTSLPN; encoded by the exons ATGTCTCGACaattgactttgtttttcGGCAACGCCTTGCTCGATCTGACCGTACCCGTAACCGCAGAGGAAGAAAAGCACTTGGTTCAACGATTTGGTTTAGTGCCGCATGTCGGGCAAGAAAAAGACACCATTCAAAACGAATTGATGGCATTTGTCTCTGAGACCAG GTCAGATTCAACATCCTACGCTCCAGGTGGGTGCGCCCTCAATTCGTCGCGAATGATGGCTTGGCTTTGCCAACGAGAAGCTTTGGATGTCACCACAGTATTTATCGGAACGAGAGGGGCCATGGACCGGAGTACACAAAAACTTTTGTCCTTAGTTCAAAACGACGGAGTTGACATTCT AATGGCTGAAAGGCTGAACTTGCCCACGGGACATTGTATCAACTTGGTTCAAAGCGTAGAACGTACCATGGTGGCGAATCTAGGAGCTGCTAGTCACTTCAACTTGTCCGACCTGCAAGAGCTGGGCGTGGAATCAAAGCTGAAAATGACCCAACTTGTATATATGGAAGGGTTCTTTGCCATTCATAGCCTTGATGCGTTTAAAGCCATCATTCACCTGTGCTGTCAAAGAGCTCGAATTAAGTTCTGTTTCAATCTTTGTGGCGAATATGTGTGCCGCAGCTTCGAGTTCGTCAAAGAAGTAACCTACGCTCTTTCCGAAATGGACATTCTCTACGGAAACATGAGCGAATTTGAGACGTTTCTGAAAACGGCATCAACTTTGGACAACCCCAACATTGAGGCTCTGAAGTGTGGCTTGAAAGGAGGACAGTACATTCAAAGCGCGGAAGAACGTTCAGACCGAACGAAAGGCCGTTTAGAGAGTTCTCACATTTGTACCGTCATCATTACTAATGGGTCCAATCCAGTGATCTCGTTTCTATTGGACACAACTGCTAGCCGCGTGTTCGAGTTCCTCTCGGTAAGAGTACCCAAAGTCCCaagaaatgagatcaaagacACGGTGGGCGCCGGAGATTGCTTTGTGGCGGGTTATCTTTTCGCCATGCTCCTAAATCGATCCCGTTTGCAATGTATTGAAAAGGGG ATTGAAGCAAGTCATTTAGTATTGAAACAAAGTGGAACCTCGCTCCCCAACTAA
- the LOC131887953 gene encoding dual specificity protein phosphatase 10-like, which translates to MSVQVECYHHPAAASTSPLSSLVATKRRASSSICISTSSSSNMLSEPASVVVRGKTNSTLNSSRRDSLKLSFARSISQPHPEAGINSPILSPPTLSPSLHPSKRCRMELASQSSMRPDVISLSPCTTSNVAPFAAHKPTTCLLRPPPTSISGSKARTIEPLTLAGKLETKPTTFPIVRNASAPNSSTAGILLIDCRPFIAYNVNHIKGAINVNCCDRFNRKRLQQGKATLADLATTKEGKELLKKRTWKEVVVYDDCSESLEHLPVSHTLFLVMNALVEDHREPIMLLGGLRDFQVGHRSLCEDYLMNSGASSSNGLCRTPTSHLLPDLPSPSDICNTKDIENHPASQVLPYLFLGNMRDASDGSSLKDLGIKYVLNVTAKPPNYPLASDLVYKQICASDSGIQNLRQFFEEAFDFIDLARSNASGVLIHCHAGVSRSPTIAVAYLMKHYPMAMSEAYKFVKTRRSIISPNLNFMGQLWEYEQGLSEPTAEEASSHKCQKEPLTVEMKAVKESIRSQKSFFLGSSSSAYDLSTVNEKGFNGIRWTDRPKEEEEQGCSV; encoded by the exons ATGTCTGTTCAAGTTGAGTGCTACCACCATCCTGCGGCGGCTTCAACATCCCCTCTGTCAAGCTTGGTTGCCACAAAACGACgggcctcctcctccatctGCATTTCCACATCTTCATCCTCGAACATGCTGAGTGAGCCGGCCTCTGTGGTGGTCCGGGGGAAAACCAATAGCACTCTGAATTCTAGCCGAAGGGACAGCTTGAAGTTGAGCTTCGCTCGCAGTATTTCCCAGCCTCATCCCGAGGCCGGGATCAATTCCCCCATTCTGAGCCCGCCCACTCTGTCCCCTTCCCTCCACCCATCTAAGCGTTGTCGAATGGAACTGGCCTCCCAATCTTCGATGCGCCCGGATGTGATCTCCCTTAGCCCTTGCACCACCTCGAATGTGGCCCCATTTGCTGCACACAAACCCACCACCTGTCTGCTCCGACCTCCCCCCACCAGCATTTCGGGTTCC AAGGCACGGACTATTGAGCCCTTAACTTTGGCCGGCAAATTAGAGACCAAGCCCACCACATTTCCCATCGTTCGAAACGCAAGTGCGCCCAACTCCTCAACTGCTGGTATCCTTCTGATTGATTGTCGACCCTTCATTGCCTACAATGTCAATCATATTAAAGGGGCGATCAATGTGAACTGCTGTGATAGATTCAACCGAAAAAGGCTGCAACAAGGTAAAGCCACCCTGGCTGACTTGGCCACCACCAAAGAAGGCAAAGAGTTGTTGAAGAAGCGAACCTGGAAAGAAGTGGTCGTCTATGACGACTGCTCCGAGAGCTTGGAACACCTGCCTGTCAGTCACACCCTCTTTCTTGTGATGAATGCTTTGGTGGAGGACCACAGAGAACCCATCATGCTTCTCGGGGGCCTCCGGGACTTCCAAGTGGGGCATCGATCTTTGTGCGAAGACTACCTCATGAACAGTGGTGCCAGCTCCTCGAATGGCTTGTGTCGTACCCCCACCTCTCATCTGTTGCCGGATCTCCCTTCTCCATCCGATATTTGCAATACCAAAGACATTGAGAACCATCCTGCGTCCCAAGTTCTACCATATCTGTTCCTCGGTAACATGCGAGATGCCTCTGATGGGAGCTCCTTAAAGGACCTAGGCATTAAGTATGTGTTGAATGTGACCGCCAAGCCCCCGAACTACCCTCTCGCGTCGGATTTAGTGTATAAGCAGATTTGCGCCTCGGACAGTGGGATCCAGAACCTGCGGCAGTTTTTTGAGGAAGCCTTTGACTTCATCGATCTGGCTCGTTCCAACGCCAGTGGCGTCCTCATTCATTGTCATGCAGGCGTGTCCCGCTCGCCCACCATTGCGGTAGCTTACCTCATGAAGCATTATCCCATGGCCATGTCTGAGGCCTATAAATTTGTCAAGACACGCCGCTCCATCATTTCCCCCAATCTCAATTTCATGGGTCAGCTCTGGGAATACGAGCAAGGGCTAAGTGAGCCCACTGCCGAGGAGGCGTCCTCtcacaaatgtcaaaaagagCCGCTTACAGTTGAAATGAAGGCCGTGAAGGAGAGCATCCGAAGCCAAAAGTCCTTCTTCCTCggctcttcttcctcggcGTATGATCTCAGCACGGTAAATGAAAAAGGATTCAATGGCATACGTTGGACAGATCGAcccaaagaagaggaggagcaaGGCTGCAGTGTGTAG